Proteins from a genomic interval of Polaribacter sp. Q13:
- a CDS encoding dimethylarginine dimethylaminohydrolase family protein, which yields MLKLNIKNETSRLRAVILGTAKSNGGIPRLEDCYDPKSIKHVLAGTYPKESEMIEEMEMFAEVFKKYDVQVFRPDIIEDYNQIFSRDIAFVIEDTFIEANILPEREKEYKAIGKVISQINKEKVVVLPKECHIEGGDVMPWNEYIFIGTYSGSDYADYITARTNIDAVIALQELFPQKKVKSFELRKSNTNAKENALHLDCCFQPIGKDKAILHKNGFLIEREYEWLVNFFGEENIFEITKEEMYNMNSNIFSISEEVIVSEKNFTRLNTWLRENGFTVEEVSYAEIAKQEGLLRCSTLPLIRD from the coding sequence ATGTTAAAATTAAATATCAAAAACGAAACATCACGATTAAGAGCTGTAATTTTAGGAACAGCCAAAAGTAATGGTGGCATACCTAGGTTAGAAGATTGTTATGATCCTAAAAGTATTAAACATGTTTTGGCAGGTACTTATCCGAAAGAATCTGAAATGATTGAGGAGATGGAAATGTTCGCAGAAGTTTTTAAAAAGTATGATGTACAGGTATTTCGACCAGATATAATTGAAGACTATAATCAAATATTTTCTAGAGATATAGCCTTTGTAATTGAAGACACTTTTATTGAAGCAAATATCCTTCCAGAAAGAGAAAAAGAGTATAAGGCTATAGGTAAAGTGATCTCACAAATTAATAAAGAAAAGGTAGTTGTTTTACCTAAGGAATGTCATATAGAAGGTGGTGATGTAATGCCTTGGAATGAGTATATTTTTATAGGTACTTATTCTGGAAGTGATTATGCTGATTATATTACTGCTCGTACTAATATAGATGCTGTAATTGCACTTCAAGAATTATTTCCTCAAAAGAAGGTTAAATCTTTTGAATTAAGAAAATCAAATACCAATGCAAAAGAAAACGCATTGCATTTAGACTGTTGTTTTCAACCCATCGGGAAAGACAAAGCTATTCTTCATAAAAATGGTTTTTTAATTGAAAGAGAATATGAATGGTTGGTTAATTTTTTCGGAGAGGAAAATATTTTCGAAATTACCAAAGAAGAAATGTATAATATGAATAGTAATATTTTTTCTATTTCTGAAGAAGTTATTGTTTCTGAAAAAAACTTTACCAGATTAAATACTTGGTTAAGAGAAAATGGTTTTACAGTAGAAGAAGTAAGTTATGCAGAAATAGCGAAACAAGAAGGATTGCTTAGGTGTTCTACATTGCCTTTAATTAGGGATTAA
- the cysS gene encoding cysteine--tRNA ligase encodes MELYKENQLKVYNSLSKKKENFKTITDGYVGMYVCGPTVYSNAHLGNVRTFMFFDVVYRYLLHLGYKVRYVRNITDAGHLENDADEGEDKIARKARLEQIEPMEVVQRYTVDFHDVLKNYNFLPPSIEPTATGHIVEQIEMIKEIIEKGFGYEVNGSVYFDVHEYNKKENYGILSGRKVEDLLHNTRTLDGQSDKKNPQDFALWKKADERHIMRWPSPWSDGFPGWHLECSVMSTKYLGESFDIHGGGMDLKFPHHECEIAQSKTCSGVTPVNYWMHTNMLSLNGQRMAKSTGNFILPNEILSGENNILPKPFSASVVRFFNMQANYRSILDFSGDALEASEKGHSKLMEAVNFLEKIEAGKTSTFNVQEWKKACYAAMNDDFNTPMLIPQLFEAVKVINQIKEHKASLTVDDLAEFKTTMNAFVFDVLGLMNENSQDNSEKINGVVELLIKLRKEARENKDWALSDQIRDELIALGIQLKDGKEGTTFLIN; translated from the coding sequence ATGGAACTCTACAAAGAAAATCAACTTAAAGTATACAACTCTTTATCAAAGAAAAAAGAGAATTTTAAAACCATAACAGACGGATACGTAGGTATGTATGTTTGTGGTCCAACCGTTTATAGCAACGCGCATTTAGGTAATGTTAGAACCTTTATGTTTTTTGATGTTGTGTATCGTTATTTATTGCATTTAGGTTATAAAGTACGTTATGTGCGTAATATTACAGATGCGGGGCATTTAGAAAATGATGCAGATGAAGGGGAAGATAAAATTGCAAGAAAAGCACGTTTAGAACAAATTGAACCGATGGAAGTTGTACAACGTTACACGGTAGATTTTCATGATGTTTTAAAAAACTATAATTTTTTACCACCAAGTATAGAGCCAACTGCCACAGGTCATATTGTAGAGCAGATAGAAATGATTAAAGAAATCATAGAAAAAGGTTTTGGATATGAAGTAAATGGTTCTGTCTATTTTGATGTACATGAGTATAACAAAAAAGAAAATTACGGAATTCTCTCTGGTAGAAAAGTAGAAGATTTATTACATAATACCAGAACTTTAGACGGACAATCTGATAAGAAAAACCCACAAGATTTTGCACTTTGGAAAAAAGCAGATGAACGTCATATTATGCGTTGGCCTTCTCCTTGGTCAGACGGTTTTCCGGGTTGGCATTTAGAGTGTTCTGTAATGAGTACAAAATATTTAGGCGAAAGTTTCGATATTCATGGAGGTGGAATGGATTTAAAATTTCCACATCACGAATGTGAAATTGCACAATCTAAAACATGTAGCGGTGTAACGCCTGTAAATTACTGGATGCACACAAATATGCTTTCTTTAAACGGCCAAAGAATGGCAAAATCTACAGGTAATTTTATTTTACCGAATGAGATTTTATCTGGAGAAAATAACATTTTACCAAAACCATTTTCTGCAAGTGTAGTTCGTTTCTTTAACATGCAAGCTAATTATAGAAGTATTTTAGATTTTTCTGGAGATGCTTTAGAAGCATCAGAAAAAGGACATTCTAAATTAATGGAAGCTGTAAATTTCTTAGAAAAAATTGAAGCAGGTAAAACATCTACTTTCAATGTTCAGGAATGGAAAAAAGCTTGTTATGCTGCTATGAACGATGATTTTAACACGCCAATGTTAATTCCGCAATTATTTGAAGCTGTAAAAGTGATCAATCAAATAAAAGAGCATAAAGCAAGTTTAACTGTAGATGATTTAGCCGAATTTAAAACAACAATGAATGCATTTGTTTTTGATGTTTTAGGGTTGATGAATGAAAATTCTCAAGACAATTCAGAAAAAATAAATGGAGTTGTAGAATTGCTAATAAAGTTAAGAAAAGAAGCAAGAGAAAATAAAGATTGGGCATTGTCAGACCAAATTAGAGATGAACTAATTGCATTAGGAATTCAATTAAAAGATGGTAAAGAGGGTACCACATTTTTAATCAATTAA
- the yidD gene encoding membrane protein insertion efficiency factor YidD, with amino-acid sequence MKKILSYPFILLVRFYQVAISPFTPSTCRYSPTCSHYTIEALQKHGLFSGGWLALKRIFSCHPWGGSGYDPVPDKKEE; translated from the coding sequence TTGAAAAAAATACTTTCATATCCATTTATATTGCTAGTTCGCTTTTACCAAGTGGCAATTTCTCCATTTACACCATCAACTTGTAGATACAGTCCAACGTGTTCACATTACACAATTGAGGCTTTACAAAAACATGGATTGTTTTCGGGAGGTTGGTTGGCATTAAAAAGAATTTTTAGTTGTCATCCTTGGGGAGGAAGTGGTTATGATCCGGTACCGGATAAAAAGGAAGAATAG
- the lgt gene encoding prolipoprotein diacylglyceryl transferase, whose protein sequence is MSFLAITWNPSIGIDLGFFTVRWYSLMFVAAFLLGLRLMKKIYVEDKIPEEKLDVLFMYVFVSMLVGMRLGDVFFYSWSYYQNHLLEIFLPIKESATDSLFGIIKGWKFTGFTGFASHGAAIGIPIAMYFYAKKHLQKPWLFILDRLAIMVALAGFFIRFGNFFNSEIYGKETHSSFGVIFKAAGETAPRHPTQLYEAFSYLVLFFVMWHLYWKTDKKQQTGYLFGLFLVVLWSLRFFIEFLKEAQVDGREDWVFNSLNTGQVLSIPLVLIGFWLMFKKSKKTVK, encoded by the coding sequence ATGAGCTTTTTAGCAATTACATGGAATCCTTCAATAGGAATAGATTTAGGTTTTTTTACCGTTCGTTGGTACAGTTTAATGTTTGTAGCAGCATTTTTATTGGGGTTAAGACTAATGAAAAAAATCTATGTTGAAGATAAAATTCCTGAAGAAAAATTAGATGTATTATTTATGTATGTCTTTGTTTCTATGCTTGTAGGGATGCGTTTGGGAGATGTGTTTTTTTATAGTTGGTCTTATTATCAGAATCATTTATTAGAAATATTTTTACCAATAAAAGAAAGTGCAACCGATTCTTTATTTGGTATTATAAAAGGGTGGAAATTTACAGGTTTTACAGGTTTTGCAAGTCACGGTGCAGCCATTGGTATTCCTATTGCAATGTATTTTTATGCAAAAAAGCATTTACAAAAACCTTGGTTATTTATCTTAGATAGATTAGCAATTATGGTGGCTTTAGCAGGATTTTTTATCCGTTTTGGAAATTTTTTCAACTCAGAGATTTATGGAAAAGAAACCCATTCTAGTTTTGGAGTAATTTTTAAAGCAGCAGGAGAAACCGCTCCGAGACATCCAACCCAATTGTATGAAGCCTTTAGTTATTTAGTATTGTTTTTTGTAATGTGGCATTTGTATTGGAAAACGGATAAAAAACAACAAACAGGATATCTTTTTGGTTTGTTTTTAGTGGTACTTTGGTCGCTACGTTTCTTTATAGAATTCTTAAAAGAAGCACAGGTAGATGGTAGAGAAGATTGGGTATTTAATTCCTTAAATACAGGACAAGTTTTAAGTATACCATTGGTTTTAATCGGTTTTTGGTTGATGTTTAAGAAATCAAAAAAAACAGTAAAATAA
- a CDS encoding DUF6787 family protein, with the protein MSKLKQRWGVNSNWSIIAIILVFSINGSFATWVAKPLTSFLGLSQETTNPWVFWPLRILLIFPIYQATLPIVGWCFGQFKFFWAFEKKFLSRLGLGFLFKKEN; encoded by the coding sequence ATGAGTAAATTAAAACAACGTTGGGGAGTAAATAGTAATTGGTCTATTATAGCAATCATTTTAGTTTTTTCTATAAACGGTTCTTTTGCTACTTGGGTGGCAAAACCTTTAACTAGTTTTTTAGGGCTATCTCAAGAAACAACAAACCCTTGGGTATTTTGGCCTTTAAGAATTCTATTGATTTTTCCTATTTACCAAGCAACACTTCCTATTGTAGGTTGGTGTTTTGGACAGTTTAAATTCTTTTGGGCTTTTGAGAAAAAGTTTTTAAGCAGACTAGGTTTAGGATTTTTATTTAAAAAAGAAAATTAA
- a CDS encoding CoA pyrophosphatase: MDFNVFKNKIVQLKTIELGGLEAQFKLAPKMRLKFDADKIIANNPRKAAVLALFYPNRKNETCFLLTQRASYKGAHSAQISFPGGKLDKTDRDLENTALRETFEEVGVAEASIEIIRELTDVYIPPSNFLATPFLGFTNERPNFILNYEVEQTIEVLLRDLLNETNISSVNMNTSYMDNIEVPCFKLEDYIVWGATAMMLSEIKELLK; encoded by the coding sequence GTGGATTTTAATGTTTTCAAAAATAAAATAGTCCAACTTAAAACAATTGAATTAGGTGGTTTAGAGGCTCAATTTAAATTAGCACCTAAAATGCGCTTAAAATTTGATGCTGATAAAATTATAGCGAATAATCCAAGAAAAGCAGCAGTGTTGGCGTTGTTTTATCCCAATAGAAAAAATGAAACTTGTTTTTTACTAACACAAAGGGCTAGTTATAAAGGTGCACATTCTGCACAAATAAGTTTTCCCGGAGGGAAGTTAGATAAAACAGACAGAGATCTTGAAAATACAGCATTAAGAGAAACTTTTGAGGAAGTAGGAGTTGCTGAGGCATCTATAGAAATAATTAGAGAATTAACAGATGTGTATATTCCGCCAAGTAATTTTTTAGCAACCCCATTTTTAGGTTTTACAAATGAACGACCTAATTTTATTTTAAATTATGAAGTAGAGCAAACGATAGAGGTTTTATTAAGAGATTTGCTAAATGAAACCAATATAAGCTCTGTAAATATGAATACCTCTTATATGGATAATATAGAAGTACCTTGCTTTAAATTAGAAGATTATATTGTGTGGGGAGCAACGGCTATGATGCTTTCAGAAATTAAAGAACTCTTAAAATAG
- a CDS encoding 1-acyl-sn-glycerol-3-phosphate acyltransferase has product MPLFKRNPFGHILLLKKWLIRIFGIVSHGRYHKFNNLNIEGSENLKNLPDSGVLFISNHQTYFADVAAMYHVFNASLSGRDDSIKNIGYIWKPKLNVYFVAAGETMRSGILPKIFAYMGSVSIERTWRSAGKDVKRQVKNSDISNIGKAIKDGWVITFPQGTTTPFRPIRRGTAHIIKTYKPVVVPIVIDGFRRSFDKKGLSIKKRNVLQSMVIKEPLEIDYENESIAEIVTKIEFAIEQHPSFLKVLSVKELEELTKEEEALNKKRAFWS; this is encoded by the coding sequence ATGCCTTTATTTAAAAGGAATCCATTTGGCCATATTTTATTGTTAAAAAAATGGCTTATCAGAATTTTCGGAATTGTATCTCACGGTAGATATCATAAATTCAATAATTTAAATATTGAAGGATCTGAGAACCTTAAAAATTTACCAGATTCAGGGGTCTTATTTATTTCTAATCACCAAACTTATTTTGCGGACGTAGCAGCTATGTATCATGTTTTTAATGCTTCTTTAAGTGGTAGAGACGATTCTATAAAAAATATTGGCTATATCTGGAAACCTAAATTAAATGTATATTTTGTTGCGGCAGGTGAGACCATGAGATCTGGTATTTTACCTAAAATATTTGCTTACATGGGGTCTGTTTCTATAGAAAGAACATGGCGTAGTGCTGGTAAAGATGTAAAAAGACAAGTTAAAAACTCAGACATTTCTAATATTGGTAAAGCCATAAAAGATGGTTGGGTAATTACATTTCCACAAGGTACAACTACACCCTTTAGGCCAATTAGAAGAGGTACTGCGCATATTATTAAAACTTATAAGCCAGTTGTAGTGCCTATTGTTATTGATGGTTTTAGACGTTCTTTTGATAAAAAAGGATTAAGTATTAAGAAACGTAATGTTTTACAATCTATGGTAATTAAAGAGCCATTAGAAATAGATTACGAAAATGAAAGTATTGCAGAAATTGTAACTAAGATAGAATTTGCTATTGAACAACATCCGTCATTTTTAAAAGTTTTATCTGTAAAAGAATTAGAAGAATTAACAAAAGAAGAAGAAGCCTTAAATAAGAAAAGAGCTTTTTGGAGTTGA
- the rimO gene encoding 30S ribosomal protein S12 methylthiotransferase RimO yields MRTKTIKKNKINVVTLGCSKNIYDSEVLMGQLKANGKEVVHEDENDDGNIVVINTCGFIGKAKEESIDTILHYAKRKEAGEIDKVFVSGCLSERYKPDLEAEITNVDQYFGTHDLPNLLQALEADYKHELIGERLTTTPKHYAYLKIAEGCDRPCSFCAIPLMRGKHVSTPIEDIVTEATKLAAKGIKEVMLIAQDLTYYGLDIYKKRSLAQLLEALAKVEGIEWIRMHYAFPTGFPMDVLEVMKREPKVCNYLDIPLQHINTELLKSMKRGTTHEKTTALIHKFREAVPEMAIRTTLIVGYPGETEEMFQELKDWIEEMRFERMGAFEYSHEENTGAYVLEDDVPAEVKFQRVNEIMEIQSQISWELNQEKIGKTFRCLFDRKDGEFFYGRTESDSPDVDNDVIVDAKEHYIKIGEFIDIKIHEAGDYDLYGTPTVKQEKPVSLNQKRK; encoded by the coding sequence ATGCGTACAAAAACCATCAAAAAAAATAAGATTAACGTAGTTACTTTAGGGTGTTCTAAAAATATTTACGATTCTGAGGTGTTAATGGGACAATTAAAAGCCAACGGAAAAGAGGTTGTTCATGAAGATGAAAATGATGATGGAAATATTGTCGTTATTAATACTTGTGGATTTATTGGTAAAGCTAAAGAGGAATCTATAGATACCATTTTACATTATGCCAAAAGAAAAGAAGCTGGTGAAATTGATAAAGTTTTTGTTTCTGGTTGTTTAAGTGAACGATATAAACCAGATTTAGAAGCAGAAATTACCAATGTAGACCAGTATTTTGGTACGCACGATTTACCAAACTTATTGCAAGCTTTAGAAGCAGATTATAAACACGAATTAATCGGAGAACGTTTAACAACAACTCCAAAACATTATGCATATTTAAAAATTGCAGAAGGTTGCGATAGACCTTGTTCTTTTTGTGCAATTCCTTTGATGAGAGGAAAACATGTTTCTACTCCTATTGAAGATATTGTTACAGAAGCAACAAAGTTAGCGGCAAAAGGAATTAAAGAAGTAATGTTAATCGCGCAAGATTTAACATATTACGGATTAGATATTTATAAAAAACGTTCTTTAGCGCAATTGTTAGAAGCGTTGGCTAAAGTAGAGGGAATTGAATGGATTAGAATGCATTATGCTTTTCCTACAGGTTTTCCTATGGATGTTTTAGAAGTGATGAAACGTGAACCTAAAGTATGTAATTACTTAGACATTCCGTTACAACATATTAACACAGAGTTGTTAAAGTCTATGAAACGTGGTACAACTCATGAAAAAACAACTGCTTTAATTCATAAATTTAGAGAAGCTGTGCCAGAAATGGCAATTAGAACGACACTAATTGTTGGGTATCCTGGGGAAACAGAAGAAATGTTTCAAGAGTTAAAAGATTGGATTGAAGAAATGCGTTTTGAACGTATGGGTGCTTTCGAATATTCTCATGAAGAAAATACAGGAGCTTATGTTTTAGAAGATGATGTACCTGCAGAAGTAAAGTTTCAAAGAGTCAATGAGATTATGGAAATTCAATCTCAAATTTCTTGGGAATTGAATCAAGAAAAAATAGGAAAAACATTTAGATGTTTATTCGACAGAAAAGATGGTGAGTTTTTCTACGGAAGAACAGAATCTGATTCGCCAGACGTTGATAACGATGTTATTGTAGATGCCAAAGAACATTATATTAAAATTGGTGAATTTATAGATATTAAAATCCACGAAGCCGGAGATTATGATTTATACGGAACGCCAACTGTTAAGCAAGAAAAGCCTGTTTCTTTAAATCAAAAGAGAAAATAA
- a CDS encoding M14 family metallopeptidase, with the protein MKLKLLFITAFLTIGSVFSQTLKSPSEFLGYEIGARFTRHHKVVDYFKYVSSTLPNVKLEKYGETNEHRPLYLSYISSEENIKNLESIRKDNLAQTGIISGNSKNNKAIVWLSYNVHGNEASSTEAAMLMLYELVTKKKAYLENTIVIIDPAVNPDGRDRYVNWYNQVKSTPFNINQDAKEHAEPWPGGRPNHYLFDLNRDWAWATQVESAQRIKMYNKWMPHVHVDFHEQYINSPYYFAPAAEPFHEVISDWQREFQTEVGKNNAKYFDQEGWLYFTKESFDLLYPSYGDTYPTNMGAIGMTYEQAGHGMAGLGIKTDEGEVLTLKDRAIHHLTTGLSTVEISSKNAEKLNTEFRKFFKNEALGYKSYVLKNENEDKTNRLKALLDTHEILYENTKSGIVKGYDYTTQKEGKMAISSTDLVIHTNQPKGKMVKVLFEPKVKLVDSLTYDITAWSLPYAHGFKAIASKTKVSSSTSKTTNVITNAIDKKAYAYISKWNSLDDATFLGALLQANITPRFSEKPFSIAGKSYKRGTLIILRNDNRNTAFDTKLISIANKHQRELAAVKTGFVSSGVDFGSYSVKPINHQKIAVLSGKGTSSLSFGEIWHFFETQLQYPITNVNTENFGFLDYSKYDVIIIPNGAYSKVLTKTTLEKVKKWTRSGGTLIAIGNALNSFADKKEFSLKKKISGDKIKDADLTPYAAKERKDVANLITGSIFKSTLDNTHPLAFGYGKEYFSLKLGSTSYEYLKDGNNVAYFDKEAKNVSGYAGSKAVKNVPKSILFAEEQIGSGSIIYMVDNPLFRSFWQNGKLFVANAVFLLNSDKLK; encoded by the coding sequence ATGAAATTAAAATTACTTTTTATTACTGCTTTCTTAACCATTGGAAGTGTATTTTCACAAACATTAAAATCTCCTTCAGAATTTTTAGGCTATGAAATTGGAGCTCGCTTTACAAGACATCATAAAGTGGTAGACTATTTTAAATACGTAAGCAGCACTTTGCCGAATGTTAAATTAGAAAAATACGGAGAAACAAATGAGCACAGACCTTTGTATTTAAGTTATATTTCATCCGAAGAAAATATTAAAAATTTAGAAAGTATTAGAAAAGATAATCTTGCTCAAACAGGTATTATTTCTGGAAATTCTAAAAACAACAAAGCCATTGTTTGGTTAAGCTACAACGTTCATGGAAACGAAGCTTCTAGCACAGAAGCTGCCATGTTAATGCTTTACGAGTTGGTTACTAAAAAGAAAGCTTATTTAGAAAACACGATTGTTATTATAGACCCTGCTGTAAATCCTGATGGACGAGATAGATATGTAAATTGGTACAACCAAGTAAAAAGTACGCCTTTTAATATTAACCAAGACGCAAAAGAACATGCAGAACCTTGGCCAGGAGGAAGACCAAATCATTATTTATTCGATTTAAATAGAGATTGGGCTTGGGCAACACAAGTAGAATCTGCGCAACGCATAAAAATGTATAATAAATGGATGCCACATGTGCATGTAGATTTCCATGAACAATATATTAATAGTCCTTATTATTTTGCGCCTGCCGCAGAACCTTTTCATGAAGTTATTTCTGATTGGCAACGAGAGTTTCAAACTGAAGTAGGAAAAAATAATGCGAAGTATTTTGACCAAGAAGGTTGGCTGTATTTTACAAAAGAAAGTTTCGATTTATTATACCCAAGTTACGGAGATACCTACCCAACCAACATGGGTGCTATTGGTATGACCTACGAACAAGCAGGTCATGGAATGGCTGGTTTAGGAATTAAAACAGATGAAGGAGAAGTGTTAACCTTAAAAGACAGAGCAATTCATCATCTAACTACTGGTTTGTCTACTGTAGAAATTTCATCTAAAAATGCAGAAAAATTAAATACTGAATTTAGAAAATTCTTTAAAAATGAAGCTTTAGGTTATAAAAGTTATGTGTTAAAAAATGAGAATGAAGACAAAACGAATCGCTTAAAAGCTTTATTAGATACGCATGAAATTCTATATGAAAACACTAAAAGCGGAATTGTAAAAGGATATGATTACACTACCCAAAAAGAAGGAAAAATGGCTATCTCTTCTACTGATTTAGTAATACATACCAATCAGCCAAAAGGAAAAATGGTAAAAGTTCTTTTTGAACCTAAAGTAAAATTAGTAGATTCTTTAACGTATGATATTACTGCTTGGTCTTTACCGTATGCACACGGATTTAAAGCAATTGCTTCTAAAACTAAAGTAAGTTCTAGTACTAGTAAAACCACAAACGTTATTACAAATGCTATTGATAAAAAAGCGTATGCCTATATTTCTAAATGGAATAGTTTAGACGATGCCACTTTTTTAGGCGCTTTATTACAAGCTAATATTACGCCTCGTTTTTCGGAGAAGCCTTTTTCTATCGCAGGAAAATCATATAAAAGAGGAACTCTTATTATTCTAAGAAATGACAATAGAAATACTGCTTTTGATACTAAGTTAATCTCCATTGCAAATAAACACCAAAGAGAATTAGCTGCTGTAAAAACTGGTTTTGTTTCTTCTGGAGTCGATTTTGGTTCTTATTCTGTGAAACCAATCAACCATCAAAAAATTGCCGTTTTATCTGGTAAAGGAACTTCGTCATTAAGTTTTGGCGAGATTTGGCATTTCTTTGAAACACAATTACAATACCCAATAACGAATGTAAATACGGAAAACTTTGGATTTTTAGACTATTCTAAATATGATGTTATTATCATTCCGAATGGTGCTTATAGTAAGGTCTTAACAAAAACTACTTTAGAGAAAGTAAAAAAATGGACACGTTCTGGAGGAACTTTAATTGCCATTGGAAATGCCTTAAATAGTTTTGCTGATAAAAAGGAATTCTCTTTAAAGAAGAAAATATCTGGAGATAAAATTAAAGATGCAGACCTTACTCCTTACGCAGCTAAAGAGCGTAAAGATGTTGCTAATTTAATTACAGGTAGTATCTTTAAAAGTACTTTAGACAATACGCATCCGTTAGCTTTTGGATATGGAAAAGAATATTTTTCATTAAAATTAGGCAGTACTTCTTACGAATATTTAAAAGACGGTAATAACGTTGCTTATTTTGATAAAGAAGCTAAAAACGTATCTGGTTATGCAGGTAGTAAAGCGGTGAAAAATGTACCGAAATCTATTTTATTTGCAGAAGAACAAATAGGTAGCGGAAGTATTATTTATATGGTAGACAATCCTTTGTTTAGATCTTTCTGGCAAAACGGAAAACTATTTGTTGCCAATGCTGTTTTCTTATTAAATTCTGATAAATTAAAGTAA
- the bshC gene encoding bacillithiol biosynthesis cysteine-adding enzyme BshC produces MKVTQIPFKKTGFFSSTMLDYLEKKESIQPFYNNFPDITGFHNQIEEKQKSFRLQSRLVLVDALKNQYKGFHISEKTNEYIDSLKKQNTFTVTTGHQLNLFTGPLYFLYKILSTINLCEELAEKFPEQNFVPIYWMATEDHDFEEINYFNFDGKKVMWNREDGGAVGRFSTEGLAAVFDVFSEHLGHSKNAEFLKKLFSDGYLKHNNLADATRYIANELFSDYGLVILDGDDASLKQLFNPIVKDELENGTSFKAVSKTIADLEKLYKIQVNPREINLFYLGDAFRERILFEDGIYKVNNTEITFSKTEILKEVDENPKSFSPNVIMRPLYQEVILPNLCYLGGGGEMAYWLELKDYFEEVTIPFPILLLRNSVQVVSEKQANKLERLNISLEELFLDQYDLLSQKVIENSDIKVNFDEKIQFLENQFTELKEVAKQTDVSFVNAVNAQERKQIKGLENLQKRLLKAEKKRQNDLVDRITQLQNEILPNQSLEERQRNFSEYYLAYGSSFVKALKGALKPLQLEFTILEL; encoded by the coding sequence ATGAAAGTAACACAGATACCTTTTAAGAAAACCGGTTTTTTCTCTTCTACAATGTTAGATTATTTAGAGAAAAAAGAGTCTATACAGCCATTTTATAATAATTTTCCAGATATCACAGGTTTTCATAATCAGATAGAAGAAAAGCAAAAATCTTTTAGGTTGCAATCTAGATTAGTTTTGGTAGATGCTTTAAAAAATCAGTATAAAGGCTTTCATATTTCAGAGAAAACCAATGAATATATAGATAGTTTAAAGAAGCAAAATACATTTACAGTAACTACGGGGCATCAATTAAATTTGTTTACTGGGCCTTTGTATTTCTTATATAAAATTCTTTCTACCATTAATTTGTGCGAAGAATTAGCAGAGAAATTTCCTGAACAAAATTTTGTTCCAATTTATTGGATGGCAACAGAAGATCATGATTTTGAAGAAATTAATTATTTTAATTTCGACGGAAAAAAAGTAATGTGGAACAGAGAAGATGGTGGAGCAGTAGGAAGATTTTCTACAGAAGGTTTAGCTGCTGTTTTTGATGTTTTTTCTGAACATTTAGGGCATTCTAAAAATGCGGAATTTCTTAAAAAACTGTTTTCAGATGGTTATTTAAAGCATAATAATCTGGCGGATGCTACGCGTTATATTGCAAATGAATTGTTTAGTGATTATGGTTTGGTTATTTTAGATGGTGATGATGCTAGTTTAAAACAATTATTTAACCCAATTGTAAAAGACGAATTAGAAAATGGAACTTCATTTAAAGCCGTTTCTAAAACGATTGCAGATTTAGAAAAATTGTATAAAATTCAAGTAAACCCTAGAGAAATTAATTTATTTTATTTGGGTGATGCTTTTAGAGAACGTATTCTTTTTGAAGACGGAATTTACAAAGTAAACAATACCGAAATTACTTTTTCGAAAACTGAAATTTTAAAAGAGGTTGATGAAAACCCAAAATCGTTTTCTCCAAATGTAATTATGAGACCTTTATATCAAGAGGTTATTTTGCCTAACCTTTGCTATTTAGGTGGAGGAGGAGAGATGGCATATTGGTTAGAATTAAAAGATTATTTTGAAGAAGTAACTATTCCATTTCCTATTTTATTGTTACGTAATTCTGTGCAAGTAGTTTCTGAAAAACAAGCAAATAAATTAGAAAGACTAAATATTTCTTTAGAAGAATTATTTTTAGATCAATATGATTTATTGTCTCAAAAAGTGATAGAAAATTCTGATATTAAAGTGAACTTTGATGAAAAAATTCAGTTTTTAGAAAATCAATTTACAGAACTAAAAGAAGTAGCTAAACAAACAGATGTTTCTTTTGTGAATGCTGTAAATGCGCAAGAAAGAAAGCAAATTAAAGGATTAGAGAATTTGCAAAAACGTTTGTTAAAAGCAGAGAAAAAAAGACAAAACGATTTAGTTGATAGAATTACGCAACTTCAAAATGAAATTTTACCAAACCAAAGTTTAGAAGAACGTCAACGTAACTTTTCTGAATACTATTTGGCGTATGGTTCATCATTTGTAAAAGCATTAAAAGGTGCTTTAAAACCGTTGCAATTAGAGTTTACAATTTTGGAGTTGTAA